Proteins encoded in a region of the Buteo buteo chromosome 11, bButBut1.hap1.1, whole genome shotgun sequence genome:
- the TCHH gene encoding trichohyalin has product MSRFLDSISTIISVFHKHAKEDGDCSNLSQRKMKEFIQREFADIIDKPHDPQTIDKILQFLEWDGDREIDFNEFLLLVFRVAKACYWYLPKGPCLLQRTKLTTSGKSLQEPDIKNRGSRQQLQEEEQQTCESKYHPPCEPELQRDTRINELETLEEMGSHHQQHNTQSRNDAKRSSKPGESTPQEYEERHQKPRDQQKSQNRHQPLQTDRQGDVQHRKCSSLQAQEARLKEDERQNQEVLQPEQLADVRSHSQSCEPQALPNRWSSHQPHETALPAYDQKTQQPQRADIGSHNQPRKPELCTKKRSRYHVRELEQKALEHSSHEPHEPECRDSKNTHQTYIQKPLQLDHRYYETCKPKKQNSEKGKKEEHEETRERRDRQTREPEDDGRRQQPVRDRRIDRQRELDLDVYDRRSRLTRETEEQGATTDQRETRERRDRQTREPEDDGRRQRESVRYERARETAEVEAEADVEIQRVSRELEPREDRERRDRPRERNEPEDERRICRGREREEPVRDRRIDRQRELDLDVYDRRSRLTRETEEQGATTDQRETRERRDRQTREPEDDGRRQRESVRYERTRETAEVEAEADVEIQRVSRELEPREDRERRDRPRERNEPEDERRICRGREREEPVRDRRIDRQRELDLDVYDRRSRLTRETEERGATTDQRETRERRDRQTREPEDDGRRQRESVRYERARETAEVEAEADVEIQRVSRELEPREDRERRDRPRERNEPEDERRICRGREREEPVRDRRIDRQRELDLDVYDRRSRLTRETEEQGATTDQRETRERRDRQTREPEDDGRRQRESVRYERTRETAEVEAEADVEIQRVSRELEPREDRERRDRPRERNEPEDERRICRGREREEPVRDRRIDRQRELDLDVYDRRSRLTRETEERGATTDQRETRERRDRQTREPEDDGRRQRESVRYERARETAEVEAEADVEIQRVSRELEPREDRERRDRPRERNEPEDERRICRGREREEPVRDRRIDRQRELDLDVYDRRSRLTRETEEQGATTDQRETRERRDRQTREPEDDGRRQRESVRYERTRETAEVEAEADVEIQRVSRELEPREDRERRDRPRERNEPEDERRICRGREREEPVRDRRIDRQRELDLDVYDRRSRLTRETEEQGATTDQRETRERRDRQTREPEDDGRRQRESVRYERTRETAEVEAEADVEIQRVSRELEPREDRERRDRPRERNEPEDERRICRGREREEPVRDRRIDRQRELDLDVYDRRSRLTRETEEQGATTDQRETRERRDRQTREPKDDGRRQRESVRYERTRETAEVEAEADVEIQRVSRELEPREDRERRDRPRERNEPEDERRICRGREREEPVRDRRIDRQRELDLDVYDRRSRLTRETEEQGATTDQRETRERRDRQTREPEDDGRRQRESVRYERTRETAEVEAEADVEIQRVSRELEPREDRERRDRPRERNEPEDERRICRGREREEPVRDRRIDRQRELDLDVYDRRSRLTRETEEQGATTDQRETHERRDRQTREPEDDGRRQRESVRYERTRETAEVEAEADVEIQRVSRELEPREDRERRDRPRERNEPEDERRICRGREREEPVRDRRIDRQQELDLDVYDRRSRLTRETEEQGATTDQRETHERRDRQTREPEDDGRRQRESVRYERTRETAEVEAEADVEIQRVSRELEPREDRERRDRPRERNEPEDERRICRGREREEPVRDRRIDRQRELDLDVYDRRSRLTRETEEQGATTDQRETRERRDRQTREPEDDGRRQRESVRYERTRETAEVEAEADVEIQRVSRELEPREDRERRDRPRERNEPEDERRICRGREREEPVRDRRIDRQRELDLDVYDRRSRLTRETEEQGLMGSRRDTRKRSSLHLLEEKQEGEILQHYQANKLQCEPSECTASQSSEDQEWQNHRLLHEEEGHEPNGCPTHEDEEQRHKRSLYQTIEVDNRHPSPPGEQVSVTDMRVCYIPAEPDVQPEVQVAPQTCEPQTIACLIHVIQNLNDPETTTYEIVCHQPPNLGQPIYVKKCYMSPQLPAVPCDRSNHPEPRPQRDEQETGEPETPQHGSTPAFGSQENTGDLNEPQERSETGVKEGAHQASASKPDGVKGDPCQAKPKVERRDSQNPTMPDAEEKEHQPQGDGSKPAREQVLQERESSCPVSKHEDREANSCPFLPQATEPQEACEPGQRATKESRSQPPWRDEASHCHEDAEVSLPEKSRQPRQENSKGSSQQVSNAQPQQEEEPQLCSKQSQGPPSPPVSEEAPSRPARDEAKAS; this is encoded by the exons ATGTCTCGCTTCTTAGACAGCATTTCCACCATCATCAGCGTCTTTCACAAACATGCAAAGGAAGATGGAGACTGCTCCAACCTCAGCCAAAGGAAGATGAAGGAGTTCATCCAGAGGGAGTTTGCAGATATCATAGAT AAGCCGCATGACCCTCAGACAATTGACAAGATTCTGCAGTTTCTGGAGTGGGATGGTGATAGGGAAATAGATTTTAATGAGTTCCTGCTTTTGGTGTTCAGAGTAGCTAAGGCCTGCTACTGGTACCTGCCAAAGGGACCATGCCTTCTGCAAAGAACAAAGCTGACAACCAGTGGCAAGTCACTCCAAGAGCCTGACATTAAGAACAGAGGGAGCCGTCAGCAGCTCCAGGAGGAGGAACAACAAACTTGTGAGAGTAAGTATCATCCCCCCTGTGAACCTGAGTTGCAACGAGACACCAGGATCAATGAGCTTGAAACACTAGAGGAAATGGGGAGTCATCACCAGCAACATAACACGCAAAGCAGAAACGATGCAAAGCGAAGTAGCAAGCCAGGGGAGTCAACCCCTCAGGAATATGAAGAACGACACCAAAAGCCACGTGACCAACAGAAGAGCCAAAATAGACATCAGCCActacagacagacagacaaggaGATGTACAACACCGCAAGTGCAGCAGCTTGCAAGCACAAGAGGCCAGACTGAAAGAAGATGAGAGGCAAAATCAAGAGGTGCTGCAGCCAGAACAACTGGCAGACGTGAGGAGTCACAGCCAGAGCTGTGAACCTCAAGCACTGCCAAACCGGTGGAGTAGCCATCAGCCACATGAGACAGCACTACCAGCATATGAtcaaaaaacccagcagccaCAAAGAGCAGATATAGGAAGTCACAATCAGCCACGTAAACCTGAATTATGCACAAAAAAGAGGAGCCGCTACCACGTACGTGAGCTGGAACAAAAAGCACTTGAACACAGCAGCCACGAGCCACATGAGCCTGAATGCCGGGACTCAAAAAACACACATCAAACATATATACAGAAACCGCTACAACTCGACCACAGATACTATGAGACTTGTaagccaaaaaaacaaaactctgaaaaagggaaaaaagaggaacatGA AGAGACACGCGAGAGACGTGACCGTCAAACACGCGAGCCCGAAGACGATGGAAGGAGACAAC agcccgTGCGCGACAGGAGGATCGATCGCCAACGGGAGCTGGACCTGGATGTCTATGATCGCCGCAGCCGCCTGACGCGGGAAACGGAAGAGCAAGGTGCCACGACCGACCAGAGAGAGACACGCGAGAGACGTGACCGTCAAACACGCGAGCCCGAAGACGATGGAAGGAGACAACGTGAGTCGGTGAGGTACGAAAGGGCACGAGAGACAGCAGAGGTAGAAGCAGAAGCCGACGTTGAGATCCAGCGCGTGTCCCGGGAACTGGAGCCACGTGaggacagggaaaggagggaccGTCCCCGTGAACGCAATGAACCAGAGGATGAGAGGAGGATTTGCcgaggaagagagagggaagagcccgTGCGCGACAGGAGGATCGATCGCCAACGGGAGCTGGACCTGGATGTCTATGATCGCCGCAGCCGCCTGACGCGGGAAACGGAAGAGCAAGGTGCCACGACCGACCAGAGAGAGACACGCGAGAGACGTGACCGTCAAACACGCGAGCCCGAAGACGATGGAAGGAGACAACGTGAGTCGGTGAGGTACGAAAGGACACGAGAGACAGCAGAGGTAGAAGCAGAAGCCGACGTTGAGATCCAGCGCGTGTCCCGGGAACTGGAGCCACGTGaggacagggaaaggagggaccGTCCCCGTGAACGCAATGAACCAGAGGATGAGAGGAGGATTTGCcgaggaagagagagggaagagcccgTGCGCGACAGGAGGATCGATCGCCAACGGGAGCTGGACCTGGATGTCTATGATCGCCGCAGCCGCCTGACGCGGGAAACGGAAGAGCGAGGTGCCACGACCGACCAGAGAGAGACACGCGAGAGACGTGACCGTCAAACACGCGAGCCCGAAGACGATGGAAGGAGACAACGTGAGTCGGTGAGGTACGAAAGGGCACGAGAGACAGCAGAGGTAGAAGCAGAAGCCGACGTTGAGATCCAGCGCGTGTCCCGGGAACTGGAGCCACGTGaggacagggaaaggagggaccGTCCCCGTGAACGCAATGAACCAGAGGATGAGAGGAGGATTTGCcgaggaagagagagggaagagcccgTGCGCGACAGGAGGATCGATCGCCAACGGGAGCTGGACCTGGATGTCTATGATCGCCGCAGCCGCCTGACGCGGGAAACGGAAGAGCAAGGTGCCACGACCGACCAGAGAGAGACACGCGAGAGACGTGACCGTCAAACACGCGAGCCCGAAGACGATGGAAGGAGACAACGTGAGTCGGTGAGGTACGAAAGGACACGAGAGACAGCAGAGGTAGAAGCAGAAGCCGACGTTGAGATCCAGCGCGTGTCCCGGGAACTGGAGCCACGTGaggacagggaaaggagggaccGTCCCCGTGAACGCAATGAACCAGAGGATGAGAGGAGGATTTGCcgaggaagagagagggaagagcccgTGCGCGACAGGAGGATCGATCGCCAACGGGAGCTGGACCTGGATGTCTATGATCGCCGCAGCCGCCTGACGCGGGAAACGGAAGAGCGAG GTGCCACGACCGACCAGAGAGAGACACGCGAGAGACGTGACCGTCAAACACGCGAGCCCGAAGACGATGGAAGGAGACAACGTGAGTCGGTGAGGTACGAAAGGGCACGAGAGACAGCAGAGGTAGAAGCAGAAGCCGACGTTGAGATCCAGCGCGTGTCCCGGGAACTGGAGCCACGTGaggacagggaaaggagggaccGTCCCCGTGAACGCAATGAACCAGAGGATGAGAGGAGGATTTGCcgaggaagagagagggaagagcccgTGCGCGACAGGAGGATCGATCGCCAACGGGAGCTGGACCTGGATGTCTATGATCGCCGCAGCCGCCTGACGCGGGAAACGGAAGAGCAAGGTGCCACGACCGACCAGAGAGAGACACGCGAGAGACGTGACCGTCAAACACGCGAGCCCGAAGACGATGGAAGGAGACAACGTGAGTCGGTGAGGTACGAAAGGACACGAGAGACAGCAGAGGTAGAAGCAGAAGCCGACGTTGAGATCCAGCGCGTGTCCCGGGAACTGGAGCCACGTGaggacagggaaaggagggaccGTCCCCGTGAACGCAATGAACCAGAGGATGAGAGGAGGATTTGCcgaggaagagagagggaagagcccgTGCGCGACAGGAGGATCGATCGCCAACGGGAGCTGGACCTGGATGTCTATGATCGCCGCAGCCGCCTGACGCGGGAAACGGAAGAGCAAGGTGCCACGACCGACCAGAGAGAGACACGCGAGAGACGTGACCGTCAAACACGCGAGCCCGAAGACGATGGAAGGAGACAACGTGAGTCGGTGAGGTACGAAAGGACACGAGAGACAGCAGAGGTAGAAGCAGAAGCTGACGTTGAGATCCAGCGCGTGTCCCGGGAACTGGAGCCACGTGaggacagggaaaggagggaccGTCCCCGTGAACGCAATGAACCAGAGGATGAGAGGAGGATTTGCcgaggaagagagagggaagagcccgTGCGCGACAGGAGGATCGATCGCCAACGGGAGCTGGACCTGGATGTCTATGATCGCCGCAGCCGCCTGACGCGGGAAACGGAAGAGCAAGGTGCCACGACCGACCAGAGAGAGACACGCGAGAGACGTGACCGTCAAACACGCGAGCCCAAAGACGATGGAAGGAGACAACGTGAGTCGGTGAGGTACGAAAGGACACGAGAGACAGCAGAGGTAGAAGCAGAAGCCGACGTTGAGATCCAGCGCGTGTCCCGGGAACTGGAGCCACGTGaggacagggaaaggagggaccGTCCCCGTGAACGCAATGAACCAGAGGATGAGAGGAGGATTTGCcgaggaagagagagggaagagcccgTGCGCGACAGGAGGATCGATCGCCAACGGGAGCTGGACCTGGATGTCTATGATCGCCGCAGCCGCCTGACGCGGGAAACGGAAGAGCAAGGTGCCACGACCGACCAGAGAGAGACACGCGAGAGACGTGACCGTCAAACACGCGAGCCCGAAGACGATGGAAGGAGACAACGTGAGTCGGTGAGGTACGAAAGGACACGAGAGACAGCAGAGGTAGAAGCAGAAGCCGACGTTGAGATCCAGCGTGTGTCCCGGGAACTGGAGCCACGTGaggacagggaaaggagggaccGTCCCCGTGAACGCAATGAACCAGAGGATGAGAGGAGGATTTGCcgaggaagagagagggaagagcccgTGCGCGACAGGAGGATCGATCGCCAACGGGAGCTGGACCTGGATGTCTATGATCGCCGCAGCCGCCTGACGCGGGAAACGGAAGAGCAAG GTGCCACGACCGACCAGAGAGAGACACACGAGAGACGTGACCGTCAAACACGCGAGCCCGAAGACGATGGAAGGAGACAACGTGAGTCGGTGAGGTACGAAAGGACACGAGAGACAGCAGAGGTAGAAGCAGAAGCCGACGTTGAGATCCAGCGCGTGTCCCGGGAACTGGAGCCACGTGaggacagggaaaggagggaccGTCCCCGTGAACGCAATGAACCAGAGGATGAGAGGAGGATTTGCcgaggaagagagagggaagagcccgTGCGCGACAGGAGGATCGATCGCCAACAGGAGCTGGACCTGGATGTCTATGATCGCCGCAGCCGCCTGACGCGGGAAACGGAAGAGCAAGGTGCCACGACCGACCAGAGAGAGACACACGAGAGACGTGACCGTCAAACACGCGAGCCCGAAGACGATGGAAGGAGACAACGTGAGTCGGTGAGGTACGAAAGGACACGAGAGACAGCAGAGGTAGAAGCAGAAGCCGACGTTGAGATCCAGCGCGTGTCCCGGGAACTGGAGCCACGTGaggacagggaaaggagggaccGTCCCCGTGAACGCAATGAACCAGAGGATGAGAGGAGGATTTGCcgaggaagagagagggaagagcctGTGCGCGACAGGAGGATCGATCGCCAACGGGAGCTGGACCTGGATGTCTATGATCGCCGCAGCCGCCTGACGCGGGAAACGGAAGAGCAAGGTGCCACGACCGACCAGAGAGAGACACGCGAGAGACGTGACCGTCAAACACGCGAGCCCGAAGACGATGGAAGGAGACAACGTGAGTCGGTGAGGTACGAAAGGACACGAGAGACAGCAGAGGTAGAAGCAGAAGCCGACGTTGAGATCCAGCGCGTGTCCCGGGAACTGGAGCCACGTGaggacagggaaaggagggaccGTCCCCGTGAACGCAATGAACCAGAGGATGAGAGGAGGATTTGCcgaggaagagagagggaagagcccgTGCGCGACAGGAGGATCGATCGCCAACGGGAGCTGGACCTGGATGTCTATGATCGCCGCAGCCGCCTGACGCGggaaacagaagagcaaggTCTTATGGGATCCCGCAGAGATACACGCAAGAGAAGCAGCCTCCATCTACTCgaagaaaaacaagagggaGAGATTCTGCAGCACTATCAGGCAAACAAATTACAATGTGAGCCTTCTGAGTGCACTGCCTCTCAGTCTTCAGAAGACCAAGAATGGCAGAACCACAGGCTTTTACATGAGGAAGAAGGACATGAGCCAAATGGGTGCCCTACGCATGAGGATGAAGAACAAAGGCACAAGAGGAGCCTCTACCAAACCATAGAGGTGGATAACAGACACCCGTCTCCTCCAGGGGAGCAGGTATCTGTCACTGACATGAGGGTCTGTTATATCCCCGCTGAGCCTGATGTACAGCCAGAGGTGCAGGTCGCCCCTCAGACCTGTGAGCCTCAGACCATTGCGTGCTTGATCCACGTGATTCAGAATTTGAATGATCCTGAAACTACCACCTACGAGATTGTCTGTCACCAGCCCCCCAACCTCGGGCAGCCCATCTACGTGAAGAAGTGCTACATGTCaccccagctgccagcagtcCCATGTGACAGGAGCAACCATCCAGAGCCACGACCTCAAAGGGATGAGCAAGAAACAGGGGAGCCCGAAACACCACAGCATGGGAGCACACCAGCTTTTGGCTCCCAGGAAAACACAGGGGATCTCAATGAGCCACAGGAGAGGTCTGAAACAGGGGTGAAAGAAGGGGCTCACCAGGCTTCTGCCTCTAAGCCAGATGGTGTTAAGGGTGACCCTTGTCAGGCAAAGCCCAAGGTGGAAAGGAGGGACAGCCAGAACCCCACGATGCCTgatgcagaagagaaggagcATCAGCCCCAGGGAGATGGATCAAAACCTGCCAGGGAGCAGGTCCTGCAAGAGCGCGAATCCAGCTGCCCAGTCAGCAAGCATGAGGACAGGGAGGCCAACAGCTGCCCATTTCTGCCCCAGGCTACAGAGCCACAGGAAGCTTGTGAGCCAGGCCAGCGAGCCACCAAGGAGAGCCGTTCCCAGCCACCCTGGAGAGATGAAGCCAGTCACTGCCATGAGGATGCAGAGGTTTCCCTGCCAGAGAAGAGCCGCCAGCCACGGCAGGAGAACAGCAAGGGGAGCAGCCAGCAAGTGAGCAATGCCCAGCCTCAACAGGAGGAAGAACCACAGCTTTGCAGCAAGCAGAGCCAGGGCCCCCCTAGCCCCCCAGTCTCAGAGGAGGCACCGAGCCGTCCTGCCAGGGATGAAGCCAAGGCATCTTAA
- the S100A11 gene encoding protein S100-A11 — MPTETERCIESLLAVFQRYAGREGDSCTLSKKEFLAFMNTELAAFTKNQKDPGVVDRMMKKLDLNSDGQLDFQEFLNLIGGIAVACHNSLLVNTPRP; from the exons ATG CCCACGGAAACTGAACGCTGCATCGAGTCCCTGCTAGCAGTCTTCCAGCGGTACGCAGGGCGTGAAGGGGACAGCTGCACACTCTCCAAGAAGGAGTTCCTGGCCTTCATGAACACTGAGCTGGCTGCCTTCACAAAG AATCAGAAGGACCCAGGTGTCGTGGACAGGATGATGAAGAAACTCGATTTGAATAGTGACGGGCAGCTGGATTTCCAGGAGTTCCTGAACCTCATCGGGGGCATTGCGGTGGCCTGCCACAATTCCCTGCTTGTTAACACCCCTCGCCCCTAG